Within Bradymonas sediminis, the genomic segment AGGTCCCCCCAACAGTAAATCGAGCCGCTTCCCGTAAGCCCGCAGGTTGAATACTGACCCATCGCCAGCGATTCGAAGCGAAGCTCCGTTTCGAGTAGTGTGGGTGATTCAAGCACGGTCGTCACAAAATCAACACCCAAATTGCCTAATACATTTTGCCCCCAACAATAGACACGACCGTCGCGAGTGAGCGCGCATCTTCCCCCATTTTGGTTGTTCCCTATTGATATAAAATGCGCGTCATCATTGATTCGGATCTGATTAAATTCAGGCATCCATAATCCGTCACTGTTTTCAGTGACTTCATCAAAGTACATCGTATATATTTGCCCCCCGGTGCTGATCACATAACCTCCACCGTTGTTACCAAATGCCTTAAACTTTAACTCCACCCTAAAACCGGCCTCTGCCCGAAGCTCTCCAACACTCGCCTGAATATTTACCCATCCACGTGCAATCCCGCGGAGAAGACCGCTTGCGTCGACACTCGCGCGCTCAGGGGCATCGCTATGCCAGTCCACCGGCAGACTCAACGGTGTGACTTTCGTGCCGTCGGCTCGAAAGGCCTCGACCTCCAAGGCGAGGCTCTCTCCCACCCCGACCTCACGCTGCGCGGGGATGATCTCGATGCGCTCAAGCTCATCAAACGGGCGTACGATAACTTCGAGCGAAGCCTGAGCGTCCCCACTTGTTGCGCTGAGGGTCGTTTGCCCGGCCTCCAACCCGAGGAGAAGGCCCGACTCATCCACCGTCGCAACCTGCGTGTTCTCAACTCGCCACGTGACATCCGCATCATCTAACTGTATTCCATGATCGTTATACGCCCGGAAATTTATCTGGACGGTCTGCGTGACGAATGCTTCAACCGGATCGGGTGAGAGGATCAACTGAGCGACGTGCGCCGACTCATCGACATCGGCCACATCTTCGGGCACATCCTGTCGAATATCGGTTGCTTCCTCCTCGGATTTCGCCGCGTCCTGCCCTGTATCCGAAGAGCAGGCTGCTGTGAGACAGGTCATGCAGAGGATGGAAAACACGATAAACACGGACGGAGAATAATGAACGCGCGTTTTGAACATATGGCGGAGGGTATTCATACTTTTCACCGAGTAGTCTGACAGATCATAAAGATTTGTTAGACTTCCTTATTTCAGGGCGTTGAGCGTTTACATACCATCATGCATTAATAGATGCAAAATTCGAAGAGTGCGCGACGTGATCCGCGGGCCCCCTACGCTTCGCTCCGGTCACCGCGCGGCTACAAGGCCCATGCTACGCATGGTGGAGAGGCCTTCGAACAATGGAGCGAATTCACCGGGCGAACCACCGACCACGCGACGCCTCCCCCACGGACGAAGCGTAGCGGAGTCCGGATTGATAGCCGTGGGTGAGTCCACGAAAGAAAAGAAGTCCCCGGACACCACAAAATACCGAAATCCCACGATACCCCGCGCCGCAAGGAGCCCTCGGGAGGCGTCATGAACCCGAACCACGTTTAATCATTACAATATCGTGCGTCGCGAACCCGAATCATACCTTATTCATCGCGTTCATCGCGCCCGCGCACATCCGCGGGTTCCCTACGCTCCGCTCCGGTCACCGCGCGGCTACAAGGCCCATGCTTCGCATGGTGGAGAGGCCTTCGATTGGTGGGGCGAATTCACGGCGCGAACGGCGCCTCTCAGTAAAACAAAAAAAAACCGGGCCGCCCCAAAGGGCAGCCCGGCTCTTCAAATCCATCACGCCGAAAATCCTATCAGGACTCGGTGACGCGCCCGCCGGTGCGGAGCACCGCGCGCACATAGTCGCGGCGCATGCGCGAGATATTGTTGATGCTGATGCCTTTGGGGCACACAGCCTCACACTCGCCGATATTCGAGCAGTTGCCGAAGCCCTCGTCATCCATGGTGGTGACCATGCGGATGGTGCGGATGTCGCGCTCGGGCTGGCCCTGCGGGAGCTTCGCAAATTGCGTGAGCTTCGCGCTGGTGAAGAGCGAGGCCGAGGAGTTCGGGCACGCGGCGACGCAGGCGCCGCAGCCGATGCAGGTGGCGGCCTCGAAGGCGGCGTCGGCGTCGGGCTTCGAGATAAGCGTGGCGTTGGCGTCGGCGTGCGGGCCGGTGGTCACCGAGTTATAGCCGCCGGCCTGGATGATGCGGTCGAGCGCGGCGCGGTCGACGACCAGGTCCTTGACGACCGGGAAGGCGCGCGCGCGGAACGGCTCGATGACGATGGTGTCGCCGTCGGAGAAGCTGCGCATATGCAGCTGGCAGACCGCCGTGCCCAGGTCCGGCCCGTGGGCCTTGCCGTTAATGGTAAGACTGCAGGTCCCGCAGATTCCCTCGCGGCAATCGCTGTCGAATTCAATCGGCAATTTGCCGTCATGAACCAGACGCTCATTGACCAGGTCGAGCATCTCCAGGAACGACATCTCAGGCGAGATACCGTGGGCGACCACCGCCTCAAGGGAGCCGGCGGAGTCCGCGCCTGATTGACGCCAGACCTTCAAATTAAGGGTCATCTCTTTGGAAGCCATCGTGGGTACTCCTTGCATTGTGTGCGCGATTGAGGCGCGCACAACCTAAAAATCGATGCCGCAGCGTAACGCCGACAGGGCCCACAAAGGGCCCAATCACCGAGTA encodes:
- a CDS encoding Ig-like domain-containing protein, which codes for MNTLRHMFKTRVHYSPSVFIVFSILCMTCLTAACSSDTGQDAAKSEEEATDIRQDVPEDVADVDESAHVAQLILSPDPVEAFVTQTVQINFRAYNDHGIQLDDADVTWRVENTQVATVDESGLLLGLEAGQTTLSATSGDAQASLEVIVRPFDELERIEIIPAQREVGVGESLALEVEAFRADGTKVTPLSLPVDWHSDAPERASVDASGLLRGIARGWVNIQASVGELRAEAGFRVELKFKAFGNNGGGYVISTGGQIYTMYFDEVTENSDGLWMPEFNQIRINDDAHFISIGNNQNGGRCALTRDGRVYCWGQNVLGNLGVDFVTTVLESPTLLETELRFESLAMGQYSTCGLTGSGSIYCWGDLLISGNFEDRYPDFLVGQSYEPALIDAGRYERIMMTRNTLCAQEIKTNAWYCMGSGEYGTLGNGSLDDQDELVAIGEPRVFLKLASRNGTTVGEGICGIDAQFQVWCWGRASGSIPQPVSWTDEMVDIQPQGLGFCSVTPDRHIQCWGRLSPCAVGRRAWVPNSETAYYEVPQAPIEGLPPDWESLAGRCVLTEGGDIWCWGLSQSTGNPIRPLECEPSAQRVQTF
- a CDS encoding succinate dehydrogenase/fumarate reductase iron-sulfur subunit, encoding MTLNLKVWRQSGADSAGSLEAVVAHGISPEMSFLEMLDLVNERLVHDGKLPIEFDSDCREGICGTCSLTINGKAHGPDLGTAVCQLHMRSFSDGDTIVIEPFRARAFPVVKDLVVDRAALDRIIQAGGYNSVTTGPHADANATLISKPDADAAFEAATCIGCGACVAACPNSSASLFTSAKLTQFAKLPQGQPERDIRTIRMVTTMDDEGFGNCSNIGECEAVCPKGISINNISRMRRDYVRAVLRTGGRVTES